In one Nocardia tengchongensis genomic region, the following are encoded:
- a CDS encoding DEAD/DEAH box helicase has protein sequence MIETAYPPGARIEVRDAEWIVRTCAKFRHADGDSYRVTAVGASEFVRDEEAVFFTELDQISLLRPEDTILEQDDTPRFAKSRLFLEAVLRRTPLPQTEKGLALADRFLLDPLAYQQRPAVKALEALRPRILLADVVGLGKTLEIGLILAELIRRGRGERILVVTPQQVLEQFQRELWTRFAIPLVRLDSVGIERIQRDIPAGRNPFLYYKRVIVSIDTLKNEGKYGQHLEKMNWDAVVIDESHNLIGETSLRNKLARLLARQTDALLLASATPHNGNSESFAELIRMLDPAAIADSSTYQAKDIEHLYIRRTKTDSEVRNQIGTKWPDRGPSVPVRCTATPAEEKIFAELTSVWLAGEQRLGGPVVGTANRLFPYTLLKSFLSSHQALAKTVANRLRSAEEQWEIDALKVLQQLTSRMTDGDSAKLAALVERLRDIGIGPRSRTRVVVFSESIETVNWLHTVLPRQLGLPAGAVDKLLGNGMSDQTQTDIIEGFGLSDSAVRVLVTTDVTSEGVNLHHQCNHLIHYDVPWSLIRIQQRNGRIDRYGQTRQPQFDALILTSDVEGAKDDRTVAEKLLAKEEAAHRSLGTVETVTGEYRPEREERRLEQDLLAGKTVEDSLDVRPLDDVLADLLGSVGVEQVDADPARADAPHLFDSTEAFVKESIDALRLLDDLEDDGEMLAFTPPTDLVRRLSALPADYLRMHRVRDRMKVTFDRKLAQRKLTEARDTKMMWPAIAYLSDLHPLVDWVTDKVLVQLGRQQAPVIEAAVDEPVFLIQGIYSNSLGQPTVVEWMAVDGEGVVPRPMPEVLGEAKVGPGMTNTLRAIDLAPLQARVGDVVAIARAHLEARRGEYDAKVVAPLNDYRDKLQTWEQLTLDGLPVSGKDDKGKVVADTVERQRQLLDDMKTSGVPLLRVLAVLVPEQEAAR, from the coding sequence GTGATCGAAACCGCCTACCCGCCCGGTGCCCGGATCGAAGTTCGTGACGCCGAGTGGATCGTCCGCACCTGCGCGAAGTTCCGGCACGCAGACGGTGACAGCTACCGCGTCACCGCTGTCGGCGCGTCGGAGTTCGTCCGCGACGAGGAAGCGGTGTTCTTCACCGAACTGGACCAGATCAGCCTGTTGCGGCCCGAGGACACCATCCTCGAGCAAGACGACACTCCGCGTTTCGCGAAGAGCCGGCTGTTCCTGGAAGCCGTGCTGCGCCGTACGCCACTGCCGCAGACCGAGAAGGGGCTGGCGCTGGCCGACCGGTTCCTGCTGGATCCGCTTGCCTATCAACAGCGCCCGGCCGTGAAGGCTCTCGAAGCCCTGCGCCCGCGCATCCTGCTCGCGGATGTGGTCGGCCTGGGCAAGACGCTGGAGATCGGCCTGATCCTGGCGGAGTTGATCCGGCGCGGACGTGGCGAACGCATCCTGGTGGTCACCCCGCAGCAGGTGCTCGAACAGTTCCAGCGTGAGTTGTGGACCCGGTTCGCCATCCCGCTGGTGCGCCTGGATTCGGTTGGCATCGAACGCATTCAGCGCGACATCCCGGCCGGACGCAACCCGTTCCTGTACTACAAGCGCGTCATCGTCTCGATCGACACACTCAAGAACGAGGGCAAGTACGGTCAGCATCTCGAGAAGATGAACTGGGACGCGGTTGTCATCGACGAATCGCACAATCTGATCGGCGAGACCAGCCTGCGCAACAAACTGGCCCGGCTGCTGGCGCGACAGACGGACGCACTGCTGCTGGCCAGCGCCACCCCGCACAACGGCAATAGCGAGTCCTTCGCCGAGCTGATCCGCATGCTCGATCCGGCGGCCATCGCCGACAGCTCCACGTATCAGGCGAAAGACATCGAGCACCTGTACATCCGGCGCACCAAGACCGATTCGGAGGTGCGCAACCAGATCGGGACCAAGTGGCCGGACCGGGGTCCGTCGGTGCCGGTGCGCTGCACGGCGACACCAGCGGAGGAGAAGATCTTCGCCGAGCTGACCAGCGTGTGGCTGGCCGGCGAGCAGCGACTCGGCGGGCCGGTGGTCGGCACCGCGAACCGGCTGTTCCCCTACACCCTGCTCAAATCCTTCCTGTCCTCGCACCAGGCCCTGGCCAAAACGGTGGCCAACCGGTTGCGATCCGCCGAGGAACAGTGGGAGATTGACGCGCTGAAAGTATTGCAGCAGTTGACCTCTCGCATGACCGATGGCGATTCGGCCAAGCTGGCCGCACTGGTCGAGCGGCTGCGGGACATCGGCATCGGCCCCAGGAGCCGCACCCGTGTGGTGGTCTTCTCCGAGAGCATCGAAACCGTCAACTGGCTGCACACCGTGTTGCCGCGCCAACTGGGCCTGCCCGCCGGTGCGGTGGACAAGCTGCTCGGCAACGGCATGTCCGACCAGACGCAGACGGACATCATCGAGGGATTCGGCTTGTCCGACAGTGCGGTTCGGGTGCTCGTCACCACCGATGTCACCTCCGAGGGTGTGAACCTGCATCATCAGTGCAACCACTTGATCCACTATGACGTGCCGTGGAGCCTGATCCGGATTCAGCAGCGCAACGGCCGCATCGATCGTTACGGGCAGACGCGCCAGCCGCAGTTCGACGCCCTCATTCTCACCTCGGACGTGGAGGGCGCCAAGGACGACCGGACGGTCGCGGAGAAGCTCCTCGCGAAGGAGGAAGCGGCGCACCGCAGTCTCGGGACGGTGGAGACGGTGACCGGCGAGTACCGCCCCGAACGCGAGGAGCGTCGCCTGGAACAGGACCTGTTGGCGGGCAAGACCGTTGAGGACTCTCTGGACGTGCGGCCGCTCGATGACGTGCTCGCTGATCTGCTCGGCTCGGTCGGCGTCGAGCAGGTCGACGCCGACCCGGCGCGCGCCGACGCGCCGCATCTCTTCGACAGCACGGAGGCCTTCGTCAAGGAGTCCATCGACGCGCTGAGGCTGCTCGACGACCTCGAGGACGACGGGGAGATGCTGGCGTTCACACCGCCGACGGATCTGGTTCGTCGCCTGTCCGCGCTGCCCGCCGACTACCTGCGCATGCACCGGGTGCGCGACCGCATGAAGGTCACCTTCGACCGAAAACTGGCGCAGCGCAAGCTCACCGAGGCCCGCGACACCAAGATGATGTGGCCGGCCATCGCCTACCTGTCGGACCTGCATCCGCTGGTCGACTGGGTCACCGACAAGGTCCTGGTCCAGCTCGGCCGGCAGCAGGCTCCGGTGATCGAGGCCGCCGTCGACGAACCGGTGTTCCTCATCCAGGGCATCTACTCCAACTCGCTGGGACAGCCCACCGTGGTGGAGTGGATGGCCGTCGACGGCGAGGGCGTCGTGCCGCGGCCGATGCCGGAGGTCCTCGGCGAGGCCAAGGTCGGGCCGGGCATGACCAACACTCTGCGCGCCATCGACCTCGCCCCGCTGCAGGCCCGCGTCGGCGACGTCGTGGCCATCGCGCGCGCCCACCTGGAAGCCCGCCGCGGCGAGTACGACGCCAAGGTCGTAGCGCCGCTGAACGATTACCGCGACAAGCTCCAGACCTGGGAGCAGCTCACCCTCGACGGCTTGCCCGTGTCGGGCAAGGACGACAAGGGAAAGGTCGTCGCCGACACCGTCGAGCGCCAGCGGCAGTTGCTCGACGATATGAAGACTTCCGGCGTGCCCCTGCTGCGGGTGCTGGCCGTACTCGTTCCGGAACAGGAGGCAGCCCGGTGA